From the Lolium rigidum isolate FL_2022 chromosome 2, APGP_CSIRO_Lrig_0.1, whole genome shotgun sequence genome, one window contains:
- the LOC124688216 gene encoding protein DETOXIFICATION 49-like — protein MSSCSDAATAACRDGLTSSLLFKEELVLLVPVAENQQPPVLTCKPPGSLAKAAKEAWSLSLSVTFPTVPSMSAASAGEEARSILGLAAPMILTGLLLYLRSMISMLFLGRLGGLALAGGSLAIGFANITGYSVLSGLAMGMEPICGQAFGAGHHQLLGVTMQRTVLLLLAAAVPIAGLWTHMRPLLLLCGQDVGIAAVAETYILASLPDLLLQALLHPVRIYLRAQSINLPLTVCAALAIALHLPINYLLVSVLGHGVRGVALAAVLANLNFLLLLLGYILLNGVHRRTGSFFALSADSFRGWGELVRLALPSCVSVCLEWWWYEIMILLCGLLADPQATVASMGILIQTTSLIYIFPSSLGFGVSTRVSNELGADRPDRAGRAATVGLALGFAFGAAASAFAFLVRGSWSAMFTADPAIAALTASVLPILGACELGNCPQTAGCGVLRGSARPKDAASINLRSFYLVGTPVALVLAFWYHYDFKGLWLGLLAAQLTCMVRMLLVIGRTDWATEAKRAQQLTGAGVVTTAVLDAEPSIVIDVVIEQPNDRC, from the coding sequence ATGTCGTCCTGCTCCGACGCTGCCACGGCGGCGTGCCGAGATGGCCTCACGTCCTCCTTGCTCTTCAAGGAGGAGCTTGTCCTACTCGTACCCGTGGCGGAGAACCAGCAGCCGCCAGTGCTCACGTGCAAGCCGCCGGGCAGCCTTGCCAAGGCGGCCAAGGAAGCATGGTCTCTGTCTCTGTCCGTCACGTTTCCCACGGTGCCGTCCATGTCCGCCGCCTCGGCAGGGGAGGAGGCGCGGTCCATACTGGGGCTAGCGGCGCCGATGATCCTCACCGGCCTGCTGCTCTACCTCCGGTCCATGATCTCCATGCTCTTCCTCGGCCGCCTCGGGGGCCTGGCGCTCGCCGGCGGCTCCCTCGCCATCGGCTTCGCCAACATCACCGGCTACTCCGTGCTCTCCGGCCTCGCCATGGGCATGGAGCCCATCTGCGGGCAGGCCTTCGGGGCGGGCCACCACCAGCTCCTCGGCGTCACCATGCAGCGCACCGTGCTGCTGCTCCTCGCGGCCGCCGTCCCCATCGCCGGGCTGTGGACGCACATGCggccgctgctgctgctctgcGGCCAGGACGTTGGCATCGCGGCGGTCGCCGAGACCTACATTCTCGCATCCCTCCCGGACCTCCTCCTCCAGGCGCTCCTCCACCCCGTCCGCATCTACCTCCGGGCGCAGTCCATCAACCTGCCGCTCACCGTCTGCGCCGCGCTCGCCATCGCGCTCCACCTGCCCATCAACTACCTGCTCGTCTCCGTCCTCGGCCACGGCGTCAGAGGGGTCGCGCTCGCCGCCGTGCTGGCAAACCtcaacttcctcctcctcctcctcggctacATCCTGCTCAACGGCGTGCACAGACGCACCGGCAGCTTCTTCGCGCTCTCGGCCGACAGCTTCCGCGGCTGGGGCGAGCTCGTCCGCCTCGCCCTGCCCAGCTGCGTCAGCGTCTGCCTCGAGTGGTGGTGGTACGAGATCATGATCCTCCTCTGCGGCCTCCTCGCCGACCCGCAGGCCACCGTCGCCTCCATGGGGATCCTCATCCAGACCACCTCGCTCATCTACATCTTCCCTTCCTCGCTCGGCTTCGGGGTGTCCACCCGCGTCAGCAACGAGCTCGGCGCCGACCGCCCCGACCgcgcgggccgcgccgccaccgtgGGCCTCGCGCTCGGCTTCGCCTTCGGCGCCGCGGCCTCCGCgttcgcgttcctcgtgcggggcTCCTGGTCCGCCATGTTCACGGCGGACCCGGCGATCGCCGCGCTCACCGCGTCCGTGCTGCCCATCCTCGGCGCCTGCGAGCTCGGCAACTGCCCGCAGACGGCCGGGTGCGGCGTGCTGCGTGGCAGCGCGCGGCCCAAGGACGCCGCCAGCATCAACCTCCGCTCATTCTACCTCGTCGGCACTCCGGTCGCGCTCGTCCTCGCCTTTTGGTACCACTACGACTTCAAGGGCCTCTGGCTAGGCCTCCTCGCCGCTCAGCTGACCTGCATGGTGCGGATGCTGCTGGTGATCGGCCGGACGGATTGGGCCACGGAGGCCAAGCGCGCGCAGCAGCTCACTGGAGCAGGCGTGGTCACCACGGCGGTGCTGGACGCCGAACCGAGCATTGTGATCGACGTCGTGATCGAGCAACCAAACGATCGGTGCTGA